In Bacillus cytotoxicus NVH 391-98, the following are encoded in one genomic region:
- a CDS encoding NADP-dependent glyceraldehyde-3-phosphate dehydrogenase produces the protein MTTSNTYKFYLNGEWRESSSGQTIDIVSPYLHEVIGKVQAITRDEVDEAIASAKEAQKDWAAASLQDRAKFLYKWADELVNMQDEIADIVMKEVGKGHKDAKKEVVRTADLIRYTVDEALHMHGDSMMGDSFPGGSKSKLAIIQRAPLGVVLAISPFNYPVNLAAAKVAPALIMGNAVIFKPATQGAISGIKMVEALHKAGLPKGLVNVVTGRGSVIGDYLVEHPGINMVSFTGGTNTGAHLAKKAAMIPLVLELGGKDPGIVCEDADLTEAAKHIVSGAFSYSGQRCTAIKRVLVHENVADELVSLLKEQVAALSVGSPEQDSTIVPLIDDKSADFVQGLVDDAVENGATIIIGNKRERNLIYPTIIDNVTEEMKVAWEEPFGPILPIIRVSSDEEAIEIANKSEFGLQASVFTKDINKAFAIANKIDTGSVQINGRTERGPDHFPFIGVKGSGMGAQGIRKSLESMTREKVTVLNLV, from the coding sequence ATGACAACTAGCAATACGTACAAATTTTATTTAAACGGAGAATGGAGAGAAAGCTCTTCTGGTCAAACAATTGACATTGTATCTCCGTATTTACACGAAGTAATCGGTAAAGTACAAGCAATTACTCGCGATGAAGTAGACGAAGCGATTGCATCTGCAAAAGAAGCACAAAAAGATTGGGCAGCGGCATCTCTACAAGATCGTGCAAAGTTTTTATATAAATGGGCTGATGAGCTCGTAAATATGCAAGATGAAATTGCCGATATTGTAATGAAAGAAGTCGGTAAAGGTCATAAAGATGCGAAGAAAGAAGTTGTTCGTACAGCAGATTTGATTCGCTACACTGTAGATGAAGCACTTCATATGCATGGCGATAGTATGATGGGCGATAGCTTCCCAGGTGGTTCGAAATCGAAACTTGCAATTATTCAGCGCGCACCACTTGGCGTTGTGTTAGCCATTTCACCATTTAACTACCCAGTAAACTTAGCTGCTGCAAAAGTTGCACCAGCTCTAATTATGGGGAACGCAGTTATCTTTAAACCAGCAACACAAGGTGCAATTAGTGGTATTAAAATGGTTGAAGCGCTTCATAAAGCAGGACTTCCAAAAGGACTTGTAAACGTTGTAACAGGACGTGGTTCTGTAATTGGCGACTACTTAGTCGAACATCCTGGCATTAATATGGTATCGTTCACAGGTGGTACAAATACAGGTGCTCACTTAGCGAAAAAAGCTGCTATGATTCCACTTGTATTAGAACTTGGCGGAAAAGACCCAGGTATCGTATGCGAAGATGCTGATTTAACTGAAGCTGCAAAACATATCGTAAGCGGTGCATTCTCATATTCTGGTCAACGTTGTACTGCAATCAAACGCGTGCTTGTACATGAAAATGTAGCGGACGAGCTTGTAAGCTTACTAAAAGAGCAAGTTGCTGCATTATCTGTTGGTTCTCCAGAACAAGATAGTACAATCGTTCCATTAATTGACGATAAATCAGCTGATTTCGTTCAAGGTTTAGTTGACGATGCAGTAGAAAACGGCGCAACAATTATTATTGGTAACAAACGTGAGCGCAACTTAATCTATCCAACAATTATCGATAACGTAACAGAAGAAATGAAGGTGGCTTGGGAAGAACCATTTGGTCCAATCCTTCCAATTATCCGCGTTTCTTCTGATGAAGAAGCAATTGAAATTGCAAACAAATCTGAGTTTGGTCTACAAGCAAGTGTCTTCACAAAAGACATTAATAAAGCATTTGCAATTGCAAACAAAATCGATACTGGTTCTGTTCAAATTAACGGACGTACAGAACGCGGCCCTGACCACTTCCCATTCATCGGTGTAAAAGGCTCTGGTATGGGCGCACAAGGTATTCGTAAAAGCCTTGAGTCTATGACGCGTGAAAAAGTAACTGTATTAAACTTAGTTTAA
- a CDS encoding ABC transporter ATP-binding protein, with protein MFSVLQKLRWFFKEHWKRYSIAIGALLIVNIVEIIPPKVLGLTIDQIKTGSLTNGTILAYIWVLFGVTIGGYVLTFIWQHQLFGGAFVLEKTMRSKFMGHLLKMTPTFYQKNRTGDLMARATNDLKAISITAGFGILTLVDSSLYMLTIVFMMGFSISWQLTFAALIPLPIMAYAMNVYGKKLHERFTIAQDAFGDMNDKVLESIAGVRVIRAYVQERADQERFQHLGDDVYEKNMKVARIDALFQPTVKMLVGLSYLIGLVYGAYLVFQTTITLGELVSFNVYLGMMIWPMFAIGELINVMQRGNASLDRVNETLAYEPDVKNPQNPQMIQQPKQIQFDHVSFSYPSSAKVNLKQVSFSLKQGETLGIVGKTGSGKTTIVRQLLREYPLGEGNITISNVPLNRIPIEKVRSWIGYVPQEHILFSKTARENILFGNREASEEDLWKAIEIAAFKKDLEFLPEGLETLVGEKGVSLSGGQKQRISIARAVIQNPEILILDDSLSAVDARTEAAIIENIRTERSGKTTIITTHRLSAVQHADWILVMDNGEVIEEGTHEQLVQNGGWYRKQFERQQGEMIEGGVKI; from the coding sequence TTGTTTTCAGTATTACAAAAGTTAAGATGGTTCTTTAAAGAACATTGGAAGAGGTACAGCATTGCAATTGGAGCACTTTTAATTGTTAATATCGTTGAGATTATTCCTCCGAAAGTGCTTGGTTTAACGATAGATCAAATAAAAACAGGATCTTTAACAAATGGAACGATTCTTGCGTATATTTGGGTTTTATTTGGAGTTACAATCGGTGGATATGTTCTGACCTTTATTTGGCAACATCAATTATTTGGTGGGGCATTTGTACTCGAGAAAACGATGCGTTCAAAATTTATGGGGCATTTGCTGAAAATGACGCCAACCTTTTATCAAAAAAATCGCACAGGTGATCTAATGGCGCGCGCGACGAATGATTTAAAAGCAATCTCCATCACAGCTGGATTCGGGATATTAACGCTCGTTGATTCAAGTTTATATATGCTCACTATTGTATTTATGATGGGGTTTTCCATTAGTTGGCAACTTACATTTGCGGCGCTTATCCCACTTCCGATTATGGCATATGCGATGAATGTATATGGGAAGAAACTGCATGAGAGATTTACAATTGCTCAAGATGCTTTCGGAGATATGAACGATAAAGTACTCGAATCGATTGCTGGTGTACGAGTGATTCGTGCGTATGTTCAAGAAAGGGCAGATCAAGAACGGTTTCAACATTTAGGAGATGATGTGTACGAAAAAAATATGAAAGTAGCTCGCATCGATGCGTTATTCCAGCCAACTGTGAAAATGCTTGTTGGTCTTAGTTACTTAATTGGTTTAGTGTACGGGGCATATCTTGTGTTTCAGACAACAATTACACTAGGTGAGCTCGTTTCGTTTAACGTCTATTTAGGAATGATGATTTGGCCGATGTTTGCAATCGGTGAATTAATTAATGTTATGCAGCGCGGGAATGCTTCATTAGATCGCGTGAATGAGACGTTAGCGTATGAGCCTGATGTGAAAAATCCACAGAACCCACAGATGATTCAGCAACCGAAGCAGATTCAGTTTGATCATGTTTCTTTTTCCTATCCTTCATCAGCAAAAGTAAATTTAAAGCAAGTATCGTTTTCGTTAAAACAAGGAGAGACACTTGGAATTGTTGGGAAAACAGGAAGCGGGAAAACGACGATTGTACGACAGCTTCTTCGTGAATACCCACTTGGAGAAGGAAACATTACCATTTCCAATGTGCCACTTAATCGAATTCCAATTGAAAAAGTACGAAGTTGGATTGGGTATGTCCCACAAGAGCATATTTTATTTTCAAAAACAGCAAGAGAAAATATTTTATTTGGAAATAGAGAAGCGAGCGAAGAGGATCTTTGGAAAGCGATTGAAATTGCTGCGTTTAAAAAGGATTTAGAATTTTTACCTGAAGGTTTAGAAACGCTCGTTGGAGAAAAGGGAGTTTCTTTATCTGGTGGACAAAAACAACGAATTTCGATTGCAAGAGCTGTTATTCAAAATCCGGAAATTTTAATTTTAGATGATTCGTTATCGGCTGTTGATGCGCGAACAGAAGCAGCGATTATTGAAAATATTCGAACGGAGAGAAGCGGAAAAACGACTATTATAACGACGCACCGTTTATCTGCTGTGCAACATGCGGATTGGATTCTTGTTATGGATAACGGTGAGGTCATTGAAGAAGGAACGCATGAACAACTTGTCCAAAATGGAGGATGGTATCGAAAGCAGTTTGAAAGACAGCAAGGTGAAATGATAGAAGGTGGGGTGAAAATATGA
- a CDS encoding ABC transporter ATP-binding protein, with amino-acid sequence MSISKRLFQYAMKVKGTIFAALAMLFIFVIAELAGPFVAKTMIDDHIVGIEKPWYETGKGDDTVFYNGAYYKRSDRFQQGEKKGKEVHVIQVGFQYYFVPSKMNLEGSRVVKNNMVTIQNGKAVQVYKAKPLTKEEIYAFYKPEIKRLLLLGGGYFALLVVVSLFSYGKQFFLQKAANKIIQMMREDVFSHIQTLPIRYFDRLPAGKIVSRVTNDTEAIRDLYVTVLATFASSIIYIIGIFVALFLLDIKLALLCLLIIPILIIWAVLYRKYASVYNHKMRSRLSDINGMVNESIQGMTMIQACRQERGTQQEFEQLNRDYFKYQNKILNLNAATSHNLVGVLRNIAFTGVIWYFGGASLSAAGIISLGVLYAFIDYLTRLFSPITNMMNQLANLEQARVASERVFELLEEKGEVLKEERIPRLCGHVKFDNVSFSYNGKDDVLQNISFEARQGETVAFVGHTGSGKSSIMNVLFQFYEFQKGKLTIDGHDVKQMPKQALREHMGIVLQDPFLFSGTVASNVSLENPNISKERIIKALRDVGAERFANHIDEEITEKGSTLSAGERQLISFARALAFDPAILILDEATSSIDTETEAMIQRALEVVKQGRTTFIIAHRLSTIKSADQIIVLDRGRILEKGSHDELMKQRGRYYEMYKTQLEGSQSA; translated from the coding sequence ATGAGTATTTCCAAGCGATTATTTCAATACGCAATGAAGGTAAAAGGTACGATTTTTGCAGCGCTAGCGATGTTATTTATTTTTGTTATCGCTGAGCTCGCCGGTCCTTTCGTTGCCAAGACGATGATTGATGATCATATTGTTGGAATAGAAAAGCCGTGGTATGAAACAGGAAAGGGCGATGATACCGTTTTCTATAACGGTGCTTACTATAAGCGGAGTGACCGCTTTCAACAAGGCGAGAAAAAGGGAAAAGAAGTTCACGTTATTCAAGTTGGGTTTCAGTACTATTTTGTACCGAGTAAAATGAATCTCGAAGGGTCACGCGTTGTAAAAAATAATATGGTTACCATTCAAAATGGGAAAGCGGTGCAAGTATATAAAGCGAAGCCATTAACAAAAGAGGAAATATACGCGTTTTATAAGCCAGAAATAAAAAGGCTCCTACTGCTTGGTGGTGGATATTTTGCTTTATTAGTTGTTGTATCCTTATTTTCATATGGAAAGCAGTTTTTCTTACAGAAAGCAGCGAATAAAATTATTCAAATGATGAGAGAAGATGTCTTTTCTCATATTCAAACATTGCCGATTCGCTATTTTGATCGTTTGCCAGCTGGGAAAATTGTCTCTCGCGTTACGAATGATACAGAGGCGATTCGTGATTTATATGTAACGGTGCTCGCAACATTTGCTTCCAGTATTATTTATATTATTGGGATTTTCGTGGCGTTATTTTTACTCGATATAAAATTAGCGCTGTTATGTTTACTCATTATCCCCATTTTAATCATTTGGGCGGTTCTTTATCGAAAGTATGCTTCTGTATACAATCATAAAATGCGCTCTCGTTTATCCGATATTAATGGAATGGTCAATGAATCGATTCAAGGGATGACGATGATTCAAGCGTGCCGCCAAGAGCGTGGAACACAACAAGAGTTTGAACAATTAAACAGAGATTATTTTAAATATCAAAATAAAATTTTAAACTTAAATGCAGCAACGTCACATAATTTAGTCGGTGTATTAAGAAATATTGCCTTTACAGGGGTGATTTGGTATTTTGGAGGTGCTTCTTTAAGCGCTGCCGGGATAATTTCTTTAGGAGTTTTATATGCATTTATTGACTACTTAACAAGGCTTTTTTCGCCAATTACGAATATGATGAACCAGCTTGCTAACTTAGAACAAGCGCGCGTTGCTTCAGAGCGAGTCTTTGAATTATTGGAGGAAAAAGGAGAAGTGCTCAAGGAAGAGCGTATTCCGCGCTTATGTGGACATGTGAAATTTGATAATGTGTCATTTTCTTATAATGGAAAAGACGACGTGCTACAAAACATTTCCTTTGAAGCAAGGCAAGGTGAGACGGTAGCGTTTGTCGGCCATACTGGATCCGGAAAGAGTTCGATTATGAACGTACTGTTTCAATTTTATGAGTTTCAAAAAGGGAAGCTTACGATTGATGGTCACGATGTGAAGCAGATGCCAAAACAGGCGCTTCGTGAACATATGGGTATTGTCTTGCAAGATCCGTTTTTATTTAGTGGAACCGTTGCTTCTAATGTAAGCTTGGAAAATCCAAACATTTCAAAGGAGCGGATTATAAAAGCATTGCGAGACGTTGGTGCTGAGCGATTTGCGAATCATATAGATGAAGAAATTACAGAAAAAGGGAGTACGCTTTCGGCTGGGGAACGTCAATTAATATCATTTGCGCGTGCATTAGCTTTTGATCCAGCTATTTTAATTTTAGATGAGGCAACTTCTAGTATTGATACGGAGACAGAAGCGATGATTCAAAGGGCATTAGAAGTAGTAAAACAAGGAAGAACGACTTTTATTATTGCCCACCGCCTGTCGACGATTAAAAGTGCAGACCAAATTATTGTGCTAGATCGCGGCCGAATTCTTGAAAAAGGTTCGCACGATGAACTCATGAAACAACGAGGGCGCTATTATGAAATGTACAAAACACAATTAGAAGGAAGTCAAAGTGCTTAA
- a CDS encoding amino acid ABC transporter substrate-binding protein, which translates to MKKLFSVLAVATLAVGIVAGCGKEEKKDTASQDALQKIKQSGELVIGTEGTYPPFTFHDTSNKLTGFDVELSEEVAKRLGVKPVFKETQWDSLLAGLDAKRFDMVANEVGIREDRQKKYDFSNPYVSSSAALVIAKDKDKPATFTDVKGLKAAQSLTSNYADIAKKNGAEIVGVEGFSQAAELLNSGRVDFTINDKLSVLNYLETKKDANIKIVDTEKEASQSGFLFRKGSGKLVQEVNKALEDMKKDGTYDKIAKKWFGENVSK; encoded by the coding sequence ATGAAGAAATTATTTTCAGTGCTTGCGGTAGCTACTTTAGCAGTTGGGATTGTGGCAGGCTGTGGCAAAGAAGAGAAAAAAGATACAGCTAGTCAAGATGCATTACAAAAAATTAAACAAAGCGGTGAACTTGTAATTGGTACAGAAGGTACATACCCACCATTTACATTCCATGATACGAGTAATAAATTAACTGGATTTGACGTTGAACTATCAGAAGAAGTTGCAAAGCGTTTAGGTGTAAAGCCTGTCTTTAAAGAAACGCAATGGGATAGCTTGCTTGCAGGTTTAGATGCAAAACGCTTTGATATGGTGGCGAATGAAGTAGGAATTCGCGAGGACCGCCAAAAGAAATATGATTTCTCTAACCCATATGTTTCTTCTTCAGCGGCGTTAGTTATTGCGAAAGATAAAGATAAGCCAGCTACATTCACCGATGTGAAAGGGCTAAAAGCGGCGCAATCTTTAACAAGTAACTACGCGGACATCGCTAAGAAAAATGGCGCAGAAATCGTCGGTGTAGAAGGATTTAGCCAAGCTGCTGAATTATTAAATTCTGGACGCGTTGATTTCACAATTAATGATAAGTTATCCGTACTGAACTATTTAGAAACGAAAAAAGATGCGAACATTAAAATTGTAGATACAGAAAAAGAAGCATCACAAAGTGGATTTTTATTCCGCAAAGGCAGCGGTAAATTAGTACAAGAAGTAAATAAAGCGTTAGAAGATATGAAAAAAGATGGTACGTATGACAAAATAGCGAAAAAATGGTTCGGTGAAAATGTATCTAAGTAA
- a CDS encoding amino acid ABC transporter permease, whose amino-acid sequence MQASFMPMLKEAIFTTIPLTIITFIIGLILATLTALARISNSRILQWIARIYVSIIRGTPLLVQLFLIFYGLPTLQIEIDPYTAAVIGFSLNVGAYASEIIRASILSIPKGQWEAAYTMGMTYTQALKRIILPQATRVSIPPLSNTFISLVKDTSLASLILVTEMFRKAQEIAAMNYEFLIVYFEAALMYWVICFLLSIVQQILEKRTERYILK is encoded by the coding sequence ATGCAAGCTTCCTTCATGCCTATGCTGAAGGAAGCCATTTTTACGACAATTCCATTGACAATTATAACATTTATCATCGGTCTCATTTTGGCGACTTTGACGGCACTTGCACGCATTTCAAATAGTCGTATATTACAATGGATTGCTCGTATCTATGTATCTATTATTCGCGGAACACCACTTCTTGTACAATTGTTTCTTATTTTCTATGGTCTTCCAACTTTACAAATCGAAATTGATCCATATACAGCAGCAGTAATTGGATTTTCATTAAACGTTGGTGCATATGCATCTGAAATTATTCGCGCTTCTATTTTGTCCATTCCGAAAGGACAATGGGAAGCAGCTTACACAATGGGTATGACGTACACGCAAGCGTTAAAACGTATTATTTTACCGCAAGCGACGCGCGTATCCATTCCGCCGCTTTCAAACACCTTTATTAGTTTAGTGAAGGATACATCACTTGCTTCCTTAATCTTAGTTACAGAGATGTTTCGAAAAGCGCAGGAAATTGCAGCGATGAACTATGAGTTTTTAATTGTATATTTCGAAGCTGCACTTATGTATTGGGTGATTTGTTTCTTATTATCCATTGTGCAACAAATATTAGAAAAACGTACGGAACGCTATATACTAAAATAA
- a CDS encoding amino acid ABC transporter ATP-binding protein, with product MISIQHLQKSFGENTVLKHIDLSVEKGEVVVIIGPSGSGKTTFLRCLNVLETPSAGMIRIGKKELDFSKKVTKTDIVNLRIQTGMVFQHHNLFPHFTALQNVMEGLVTVKKMGKEEAKKKAAYFLEKVGLGGKMDLYPFQLSGGQQQRVGIARALAMEPEVLLFDEPTSALDPELVQEVLKVMKELAKEGMTMVIVTHEMRFAHQIAKRVIFMDGGVIVEQGDPEEVFTNPKEERTKKFLQMLQ from the coding sequence ATGATTTCAATTCAACATTTACAAAAAAGTTTCGGTGAAAATACCGTACTAAAGCATATAGATTTATCCGTTGAAAAAGGTGAAGTTGTTGTCATTATTGGGCCATCTGGTTCTGGTAAAACAACATTTTTACGTTGTTTGAACGTGCTAGAAACACCGAGTGCAGGCATGATTCGCATCGGTAAAAAAGAGTTAGATTTCTCAAAAAAGGTTACAAAGACGGATATTGTTAATCTTCGTATACAAACTGGTATGGTGTTTCAACATCATAACTTATTTCCTCATTTCACAGCGCTTCAAAATGTAATGGAAGGGCTTGTCACAGTGAAAAAGATGGGGAAAGAAGAAGCGAAGAAAAAAGCAGCGTATTTTCTTGAAAAAGTTGGTCTTGGTGGCAAGATGGATTTATATCCATTCCAGCTTTCAGGTGGTCAGCAGCAACGTGTCGGAATTGCACGTGCACTTGCGATGGAGCCGGAGGTGTTACTATTTGATGAACCAACATCAGCGCTAGATCCTGAACTTGTACAAGAGGTCTTAAAAGTAATGAAAGAACTGGCAAAAGAAGGAATGACAATGGTGATTGTCACGCATGAAATGCGCTTTGCTCATCAAATTGCGAAACGGGTGATTTTTATGGACGGCGGTGTGATCGTCGAACAAGGAGATCCAGAAGAAGTATTTACAAATCCGAAAGAAGAACGTACAAAGAAATTTTTACAAATGCTACAGTAG
- the sasP gene encoding small acid-soluble spore protein, SasP family encodes MANQNSSNQLVVPGATAAIDQMKYEIAQEFGVQLGADTTARANGSVGGEITKRLVAMAEQSLGGFQK; translated from the coding sequence ATGGCAAACCAAAATTCTTCAAATCAACTAGTAGTACCAGGAGCAACAGCTGCAATTGATCAAATGAAATATGAAATCGCTCAAGAATTTGGTGTACAATTAGGAGCAGATACTACAGCTCGTGCAAACGGTTCTGTTGGTGGCGAAATCACAAAACGTTTAGTTGCAATGGCTGAGCAAAGCCTTGGCGGATTCCAAAAATAA
- a CDS encoding YheC/YheD family endospore coat-associated protein yields MKEQTYTLHISEKHPNSITLPYIFSNNRSLSSLSFGIRSVSFTNIETHYTLANEITIGEQLSQNLLLPPVPTIHAFMQEETIILGPLLGIFTTGFTESKMAPLGSRSTIFTDLLMPSFTLQPFAFLFGPQHIDWDEETIDGLFFLEGKWEQHTIPFPNVIYDRLPNRKAESYKPIARAKKRLQTKYTIPWFNPGFFDKWDIHKLLMKEENIASFLPRTESFQHFEQVERFLSTYKYVYLKPMHGSFGRNIYQIFYSQTENKYYCRYRQNEQNKFRKYNSLETLMNHILSGHDLKQFIVQQGIPLLRFDGQPMDFRIHTNKNHFGNWQVSTIVAKVAGRGSMTTHMNSGGNVKLLHEIFADPTEQVRITNILSHAALTLSSVLDQHILGNIGEIGFDIGLDKDENPWLFEANSKPGRSIFQEEKLKEQSEQTRQLFYEYALYLTEHAFAFPKIKTQKNETELPKTDLPSTPLILKRER; encoded by the coding sequence TTGAAAGAACAAACCTATACACTACACATTTCAGAAAAACACCCAAATTCGATAACATTGCCTTACATATTCTCTAACAATCGTTCCCTTTCATCTCTATCTTTTGGCATTCGCAGCGTTTCATTTACAAATATTGAGACGCACTATACGCTTGCAAATGAAATTACAATTGGAGAGCAACTTTCACAAAATCTTCTGCTTCCCCCAGTGCCAACGATTCACGCCTTTATGCAAGAGGAAACGATTATCCTTGGTCCGTTACTTGGCATTTTCACGACTGGGTTCACTGAATCAAAGATGGCACCTTTAGGAAGCCGTTCCACTATTTTTACTGATTTACTTATGCCATCCTTCACATTACAGCCGTTCGCTTTTTTATTTGGTCCGCAGCATATCGACTGGGATGAAGAAACAATTGATGGATTATTCTTTTTGGAAGGAAAATGGGAGCAACATACAATTCCATTCCCAAATGTCATTTATGATCGCTTACCAAATAGGAAGGCAGAATCTTATAAACCTATCGCTCGAGCAAAAAAACGATTGCAAACCAAATATACGATTCCGTGGTTTAATCCTGGTTTTTTTGACAAATGGGATATTCATAAACTACTGATGAAAGAAGAAAACATTGCTTCTTTCTTACCTAGAACAGAATCATTTCAACACTTCGAACAAGTAGAAAGATTTTTATCCACCTATAAGTATGTCTATTTAAAACCGATGCATGGTAGCTTTGGGCGAAATATTTATCAAATTTTTTATTCGCAAACAGAAAACAAATATTATTGTCGTTATCGTCAAAACGAACAAAATAAATTTCGAAAGTACAATTCTTTAGAAACACTTATGAACCATATTTTAAGCGGACATGACTTAAAGCAATTTATTGTGCAGCAAGGCATCCCTTTATTGCGTTTTGATGGCCAACCGATGGATTTTCGCATTCATACAAATAAAAATCATTTTGGAAATTGGCAAGTTAGTACAATTGTTGCCAAAGTGGCCGGCAGAGGTAGCATGACAACCCATATGAATAGCGGTGGAAACGTGAAACTTTTACACGAAATTTTCGCAGATCCAACAGAACAAGTTCGAATAACGAATATATTGTCTCATGCTGCCTTAACGCTCAGCTCTGTTTTAGATCAACATATTTTAGGAAATATTGGCGAGATTGGCTTTGATATTGGTTTAGATAAAGACGAAAACCCGTGGTTATTTGAAGCAAACTCAAAACCAGGCCGAAGTATATTTCAAGAGGAGAAATTAAAAGAACAAAGCGAGCAAACGAGACAATTATTTTATGAATACGCCTTATATTTGACTGAACATGCTTTTGCATTCCCAAAAATAAAGACGCAAAAAAATGAAACGGAGTTACCTAAAACGGACTTACCGTCCACTCCGCTCATTTTAAAACGAGAACGGTAA
- a CDS encoding DUF445 domain-containing protein yields the protein MNVWLNMLTTTGLGAIIGGYTNHLAIKMLFRPHRPIYIGKFRVPFTPGLIPKRRDELAVQLGKMVVDHLLTAEGIGKKLTDENFQREMIQWAQIEVDKLLMNERSLRDVLEKWELAHVEEKAVQEIEEMLMKKVDTFVSKYYTYTWEQALPQFVHEKVEEMIPKAATFILTRGTQFFESDEGKARLQKMIDDFFASRGTLLNIVGMFLGNVSVVDRVQPEVIKFLQQEGTKQLLRDVLQKEWQKFKGREVKELASFIEKEMIVKYIVSTTKTRDIVSGFLNQSVQKICEPVRTNIVETLVPNIVQKGLTWGVNNTAHILKRFRLAEVVQQEVSTFSTERLEELVLSITKNELKMITYLGALLGGTIGLMQGILLLFLM from the coding sequence ATGAATGTTTGGCTAAATATGTTAACTACAACAGGATTAGGGGCGATAATTGGCGGATATACGAACCATCTCGCTATTAAAATGTTATTTCGTCCTCATCGTCCGATCTATATTGGAAAATTTCGCGTGCCATTTACACCAGGCTTAATACCGAAGCGTCGCGACGAACTAGCGGTGCAATTAGGAAAAATGGTTGTCGATCATTTATTAACCGCTGAAGGAATTGGAAAGAAATTAACAGATGAAAACTTTCAAAGAGAAATGATACAGTGGGCACAAATCGAGGTTGATAAACTGCTTATGAATGAGCGGTCGTTACGAGATGTGTTAGAAAAATGGGAACTGGCACATGTCGAAGAGAAGGCTGTTCAAGAAATAGAAGAGATGCTTATGAAAAAAGTAGATACATTTGTATCAAAGTATTATACATATACGTGGGAACAAGCTTTACCTCAATTCGTTCATGAGAAAGTGGAAGAAATGATTCCAAAAGCGGCAACGTTTATTTTAACAAGAGGTACTCAATTTTTTGAAAGTGATGAGGGAAAAGCAAGACTGCAAAAAATGATTGATGATTTCTTTGCTTCCCGAGGTACATTATTAAATATAGTCGGGATGTTTTTAGGAAACGTAAGTGTAGTGGATCGTGTGCAGCCGGAAGTGATTAAGTTTTTACAGCAGGAAGGAACGAAGCAACTGTTACGTGATGTTTTACAAAAAGAATGGCAGAAATTTAAAGGAAGAGAAGTGAAAGAATTAGCGTCTTTTATTGAAAAAGAAATGATTGTGAAATACATTGTATCAACAACGAAAACGCGAGATATCGTAAGCGGATTTCTTAATCAATCTGTTCAAAAGATATGTGAACCTGTGCGAACGAACATTGTCGAAACACTGGTACCGAATATAGTGCAAAAAGGATTAACTTGGGGAGTAAATAATACAGCACATATATTGAAAAGATTCCGTCTTGCGGAGGTTGTTCAACAAGAAGTATCTACATTTTCTACAGAAAGATTAGAGGAGCTCGTTTTATCCATTACGAAGAATGAGTTAAAAATGATTACATATTTAGGCGCTTTACTTGGAGGAACAATTGGACTCATGCAAGGTATATTATTGCTTTTCCTTATGTAA
- a CDS encoding YlbF/YmcA family competence regulator has product MSKNIHDVAYGLQKAIADHTDFKTLKESYAKVQGDADSKQLFDTFRNMQLEIQQKMMQGQEITEEDNKKAQEVIDLIQQNEHIKKLMEAEQRLNVVIGDINKIIMKPLEELYSAYQA; this is encoded by the coding sequence ATGTCAAAAAATATTCATGATGTAGCATATGGTCTACAAAAAGCAATCGCAGATCATACAGATTTCAAAACGCTAAAAGAAAGCTATGCAAAAGTGCAAGGAGACGCAGATTCAAAGCAATTATTTGATACATTCCGTAACATGCAATTAGAAATTCAACAAAAAATGATGCAAGGTCAAGAAATTACAGAAGAAGATAACAAAAAAGCACAAGAAGTAATCGACTTAATACAGCAAAATGAACACATAAAAAAATTAATGGAAGCAGAACAACGCTTAAATGTTGTAATTGGCGACATTAACAAAATCATCATGAAGCCACTTGAAGAGTTATATAGTGCATATCAAGCATAA